The following coding sequences are from one Sphingomonadaceae bacterium OTU29LAMAA1 window:
- a CDS encoding ABC transporter permease, protein MSATAEFEQDSGGTLRFSGDLLLRTLGKLPDRLDSLDGPVQRIDLSDVGRIDTVGAWVVHRLATRHDARIDGLDEDGRFLLDSVVAADQPVALPERPSNAFNRLLGEVGDAVVITFRTLYGLLGFLGATTIALANVIRHPGRFRFNATVHRFEVVGVQALAIVGLMSFLIGIVIAQQGAVQLRQFGAEVFTINLIGRLTLRELGVLMTAIMVAGRSGSAFAAQLGTMKLTEEIDAMRTIGVSPMEALVLPRTIAAVLLMPLLGFYASLVAIIGGGLLCWVSLDIPPVTFIQRIREVVPITDLYIGLIKAPVFGAIIAIAGCFQGMLVESDAEQVGLRTTSAVVQAIFLVIVLDAFFAVFFTWVGWN, encoded by the coding sequence ATGAGCGCCACAGCCGAATTCGAGCAGGACAGCGGCGGAACACTTCGCTTTTCCGGTGACCTGCTGCTGCGCACGCTGGGCAAATTGCCCGACCGACTCGATTCGCTTGACGGACCGGTGCAGCGGATCGACCTCAGCGATGTCGGCCGGATCGACACCGTGGGCGCTTGGGTCGTCCACCGGCTGGCGACGCGCCACGATGCCCGGATCGACGGCCTCGACGAGGATGGGCGATTCCTGCTCGACTCCGTCGTCGCCGCGGATCAGCCGGTGGCGCTGCCGGAACGTCCGTCGAACGCCTTCAATCGCCTGCTCGGTGAAGTCGGCGACGCCGTCGTCATCACCTTCCGCACGCTCTACGGTTTGCTCGGCTTTCTCGGTGCGACCACGATCGCCCTCGCCAACGTCATCCGCCATCCCGGCCGCTTCCGCTTCAACGCCACCGTCCATCGGTTCGAAGTCGTCGGTGTACAGGCGCTCGCGATCGTCGGGTTGATGAGCTTCCTGATCGGCATCGTCATCGCGCAACAGGGCGCGGTGCAGTTGCGCCAGTTCGGCGCGGAGGTGTTCACGATCAATTTGATCGGCCGTCTTACCCTGCGCGAACTTGGCGTGCTGATGACCGCGATCATGGTCGCCGGCCGCTCCGGCTCGGCGTTCGCGGCGCAACTGGGCACGATGAAGCTGACCGAAGAGATCGACGCGATGCGCACGATCGGCGTGTCGCCGATGGAGGCGTTGGTGCTGCCGCGCACGATCGCCGCCGTGCTGCTGATGCCGCTGCTCGGCTTCTATGCATCGCTGGTCGCGATCATCGGCGGTGGCCTTTTGTGCTGGGTGTCCCTCGACATTCCGCCCGTCACCTTCATCCAGCGCATCCGCGAAGTCGTGCCGATCACCGATCTGTATATCGGCCTGATCAAGGCACCGGTGTTCGGGGCGATCATCGCCATCGCCGGCTGTTTCCAGGGCATGCTGGTCGAATCCGACGCGGAACAGGTCGGCCTGCGCACCACATCGGCGGTGGTTCAGGCGATCTTCCTCGTCATCGTCCTCGATGCCTTTTTCGCGGTGTTCTTCACCTGGGTGGGGTGGAACTGA
- a CDS encoding ABC transporter ATP-binding protein has product MPASSTDRDADEHIIEVRGLKNAFGDAVIHDGLDLDVRRGEILGVVGGSGTGKSVLMRSIIGLQTPVAGDITVFGEPTIGREETEATNIRKRWGVLFQGGALFSTLTVSENVQVPLREFYGDMNPALMAEVAAYKVVMTGLKPDAGPKYPAELSGGMKKRAGLARALALDPELLFLDEPTAGLDPIGAAAFDDLTKSLQKTLGLTVFLITHDLDTLYAICDRVAVLADKKVIAVGTIDELLALDHPWIQEYFKGPRGRAAVATQEAQAEARAHPTEVKSQQIAASPAAATEPAEKASSD; this is encoded by the coding sequence ATGCCTGCATCCAGCACCGATCGTGACGCCGACGAACATATCATCGAGGTTCGCGGCCTGAAGAACGCGTTTGGTGACGCGGTCATCCACGACGGCCTCGACCTCGACGTGCGGCGTGGCGAAATCCTCGGCGTGGTCGGCGGTTCCGGCACCGGCAAGTCGGTGCTGATGCGCTCGATCATCGGTCTCCAGACGCCGGTCGCGGGCGATATCACCGTCTTCGGCGAACCGACGATCGGTCGCGAGGAGACGGAGGCGACCAACATCCGCAAGCGCTGGGGCGTGCTGTTCCAGGGCGGTGCATTGTTCTCGACACTGACCGTGTCCGAAAACGTGCAGGTGCCGCTGCGCGAATTCTACGGCGACATGAACCCGGCGCTGATGGCGGAGGTCGCCGCCTACAAGGTCGTGATGACCGGGCTGAAGCCGGACGCCGGACCGAAATATCCCGCCGAACTCTCGGGCGGCATGAAGAAGCGTGCCGGCCTTGCGCGTGCGCTGGCGCTCGATCCCGAATTGCTGTTTCTCGACGAACCGACCGCCGGCCTCGACCCGATCGGTGCGGCGGCGTTCGATGATCTCACCAAATCGCTGCAGAAGACGCTTGGGCTTACCGTCTTCCTCATCACCCACGATCTCGATACGCTGTATGCGATCTGCGACCGGGTGGCGGTGCTGGCCGACAAGAAGGTGATCGCCGTCGGCACGATCGACGAACTCCTCGCGCTCGATCACCCGTGGATCCAGGAATATTTCAAGGGGCCTCGCGGCCGTGCCGCCGTCGCGACGCAGGAAGCGCAGGCAGAAGCGCGCGCCCACCCGACCGAAGTCAAATCACAGCAGATCGCGGCAAGTCCCGCCGCGGCGACCGAACCGGCCGAAAAGGCGAGTAGCGACTGA
- a CDS encoding MlaD family protein — METRSNHVIVGAVVLILLAVLAIFTVWIARLGGATEREYDIFFKQSVDGLAKGSTVTYSGVPTGQVKTIALWKPDPQFVRVRVTVNDETPILQGTTATILGSFTGTSTVALDGARKGAPPIVCPERPDATQCPYGVPVIATKQGGIGAILNSAPQLLERLSTLTERLTGLLTDRNQASIAGILDNTNRLTDALADRGPEIAATLAQTRIAIQQAGDAAQSIGKLADTTNGVLAEDVKPTLQNLNKTIASAQQSTETLNAAIQDARPGLQTFSKQTIPEANRLVRDLRVTASALSSIADKVDQGGASSLIGQQKLPDYKGK; from the coding sequence ATGGAAACCCGTTCCAACCATGTGATCGTCGGCGCGGTCGTGCTGATCCTGCTCGCCGTATTGGCGATCTTCACCGTCTGGATCGCGCGTCTGGGGGGTGCGACCGAACGCGAATACGACATCTTCTTCAAACAGTCGGTCGATGGCCTCGCCAAGGGGTCGACGGTGACCTATTCCGGCGTTCCGACCGGGCAGGTGAAGACGATCGCCTTGTGGAAGCCCGATCCGCAGTTCGTCCGCGTCCGCGTGACCGTCAATGACGAGACGCCGATCCTTCAGGGCACGACCGCGACGATCCTCGGCAGCTTCACCGGCACCAGCACCGTCGCGCTCGATGGCGCGCGCAAGGGCGCGCCGCCGATCGTCTGCCCCGAACGTCCCGATGCGACGCAATGCCCCTATGGCGTGCCGGTCATCGCGACCAAGCAGGGCGGCATCGGCGCGATCCTGAACAGCGCGCCGCAGTTGCTCGAGCGGCTGTCGACCCTGACCGAGCGGCTCACCGGTCTGTTGACGGACCGCAATCAGGCATCGATCGCCGGCATTCTCGACAACACCAATCGCCTGACCGATGCGCTCGCCGATCGCGGGCCGGAAATCGCGGCGACGCTGGCGCAGACCCGTATCGCTATCCAGCAGGCGGGCGATGCCGCGCAGTCGATCGGCAAGCTCGCCGATACGACCAACGGCGTACTGGCCGAGGATGTGAAGCCGACGCTCCAGAACCTCAACAAGACGATCGCCTCGGCGCAGCAGAGCACCGAGACGCTCAATGCGGCGATTCAGGATGCGCGTCCCGGCTTGCAGACCTTCTCGAAGCAGACGATCCCGGAGGCGAACCGGCTGGTTCGCGATCTGCGCGTCACGGCGAGTGCGTTGTCGTCGATCGCCGACAAGGTCGATCAGGGCGGGGCCAGCTCGCTGATCGGCCAGCAGAAGCTCCCCGACTACAAGGGCAAGTGA
- a CDS encoding ABC-type transport auxiliary lipoprotein family protein: protein MKTKLLIVAAALPLAACISFGAKPPPSLLTLDATSAPAVGTEQNSAKARSITIQVPSTPTSIAGARVPVQATPTTIAYVEDAQWSEPPARLFARLLSDTVSARSNMVVLSTVQSIADPSATLTGELRRFGLDATSREAIVTYDAALTRAGGATVEKRRFEARVPVAAIDATNAGTALSQAANQVAVEVAAWVAAS, encoded by the coding sequence ATGAAGACCAAGCTTCTCATTGTCGCCGCGGCCCTGCCGCTTGCCGCCTGCATCAGCTTCGGCGCCAAGCCGCCGCCCTCGCTGCTGACGCTGGACGCGACATCGGCGCCGGCCGTGGGCACCGAGCAGAATTCGGCGAAGGCGCGCTCGATCACCATCCAGGTGCCGTCGACGCCGACGTCGATCGCCGGCGCGCGCGTGCCGGTGCAGGCGACGCCGACGACGATCGCCTATGTCGAGGATGCGCAGTGGAGCGAGCCGCCGGCGCGGCTGTTCGCCCGGCTGTTGTCCGACACCGTGTCGGCACGCAGCAACATGGTGGTGCTGTCGACCGTCCAGTCGATCGCCGATCCCAGTGCGACGCTGACCGGCGAGCTGCGTCGCTTCGGGCTCGACGCGACCAGCCGCGAGGCGATCGTGACCTATGACGCGGCGCTGACCCGCGCGGGCGGTGCGACGGTGGAGAAGCGCCGGTTCGAGGCGCGCGTGCCGGTCGCCGCGATCGACGCGACGAATGCGGGGACTGCGCTCAGCCAGGCCGCCAATCAGGTCGCGGTCGAGGTTGCGGCATGGGTCGCGGCCAGCTGA
- a CDS encoding peptidylprolyl isomerase encodes MLSLLFLVAAALPQTAPQGATAPADPVIGDWRAVPDDELLVMTLANGKQVVIRLAAAMAPAHVGNIRTLARKRWWDAASVYRVQENWVAQWGDATEKKPLPAGVTDRPAAEFEIANFSPAVRMAQADGYSTASGITADGWPVATNGTQAWLTHCYGMVGVARDALPSTGSGAELFTPIGQSARRLDRNYTVVGRIVEGMQYLSALPRSEAAMGMYATPGERVPIATVRLASDLPAGERPHFQYRSADNPRFAAAVARRENPEAPTVSLGGATVCDVLPAVRRTP; translated from the coding sequence ATGCTCAGCCTGCTTTTTCTCGTCGCCGCGGCCTTGCCGCAAACCGCTCCTCAAGGCGCCACCGCGCCTGCCGATCCGGTCATCGGCGATTGGCGGGCCGTCCCCGACGACGAATTGTTGGTCATGACGCTGGCGAACGGCAAGCAGGTCGTGATCCGGCTGGCTGCGGCGATGGCACCGGCCCACGTCGGCAATATTCGCACGCTTGCACGGAAGCGCTGGTGGGACGCGGCGAGCGTGTACCGCGTGCAGGAGAACTGGGTCGCGCAATGGGGCGACGCGACCGAGAAGAAACCATTGCCGGCGGGGGTCACGGACCGGCCCGCCGCCGAGTTCGAGATCGCGAACTTCAGCCCTGCAGTGCGGATGGCACAGGCGGACGGCTATTCCACTGCAAGCGGCATCACGGCGGATGGCTGGCCGGTGGCGACCAACGGCACGCAGGCATGGCTGACGCATTGTTACGGCATGGTAGGCGTAGCACGGGACGCGCTGCCGAGCACGGGATCGGGGGCGGAACTGTTCACGCCGATCGGCCAATCGGCACGCCGGCTGGATCGCAACTACACCGTCGTCGGACGGATCGTAGAGGGCATGCAATATCTGTCCGCCCTGCCACGAAGCGAGGCGGCGATGGGGATGTATGCCACTCCGGGTGAGAGAGTCCCGATCGCCACGGTGCGGCTGGCGAGCGATTTGCCTGCGGGCGAGCGACCGCATTTCCAGTATCGCAGCGCCGATAACCCGCGCTTCGCCGCGGCAGTAGCACGCCGCGAAAATCCGGAGGCGCCAACGGTATCGCTTGGCGGAGCAACGGTGTGCGACGTTTTGCCAGCGGTCCGTCGGACGCCCTGA
- a CDS encoding site-specific DNA-methyltransferase — translation MKPVDKSLGNACAALEHKLGPILYRSVTSIRGYDGHARKHPEKQIIQLMASMTQFGFAMPLLVDEAGVLIVGHARFEAAGRLSLAEVPVIVADHWSAAQVKAYRLADNQLARHATWDERLLRIEIQSIIDLDEVSVEVIGWETAEIDVLLADTGIDDSDPDDDMPVEDALVVALPGDLWLLGKHRLLCGTSLEPENWSRLMAGAQAAMVLTDAPFNVPVNGHVSGSGRHTEFAMASGEMSEAEFMKFNETYLRNMAAHLKDGAIVMAFMDHKHLYELMSAGRAAGLHHLNLCVWAKTNGGMGSLYRSQHELVLVLKHGKAPHTNTVQLGKHGRYRTNVWSHAGANSFSSSRDADLAAHPTVKPVGLLAEAIRDVTRHGEIVLDAFSGSGSTILACERTRRIGYAVEIEPKYIDVAIRRWQAMTGEQAILEGSGQTFADAAAERHAPAALAA, via the coding sequence ATGAAACCCGTCGACAAGTCGCTCGGCAACGCCTGCGCCGCGCTCGAGCACAAGCTCGGACCTATTCTATACCGGAGCGTGACGAGCATTCGCGGCTATGACGGTCACGCCCGCAAACATCCCGAGAAACAGATCATCCAGCTGATGGCGTCGATGACGCAGTTCGGATTTGCCATGCCACTGCTTGTCGATGAGGCCGGTGTCCTCATCGTGGGTCACGCCCGCTTTGAGGCGGCAGGCCGGCTCAGCCTTGCCGAGGTACCGGTCATCGTAGCGGACCATTGGTCGGCAGCGCAGGTGAAGGCCTACCGACTGGCGGACAATCAGCTTGCGCGCCATGCAACCTGGGACGAGCGTCTGCTGCGCATCGAAATCCAGAGCATCATCGACCTCGACGAAGTGTCGGTCGAGGTGATCGGCTGGGAGACAGCCGAGATCGATGTGCTGCTGGCCGACACTGGCATCGACGACAGCGACCCCGACGATGATATGCCTGTAGAAGATGCTCTCGTCGTCGCCCTTCCTGGCGACCTGTGGCTGCTGGGCAAACACCGGCTGCTGTGTGGCACATCGCTGGAACCGGAAAACTGGTCCCGGCTGATGGCTGGCGCACAGGCCGCGATGGTGCTGACCGACGCTCCGTTCAATGTTCCGGTGAACGGCCATGTGTCAGGAAGCGGGCGCCACACGGAATTTGCCATGGCGTCGGGCGAGATGTCCGAAGCTGAATTCATGAAGTTCAACGAGACGTACCTCAGGAACATGGCAGCGCATCTGAAGGACGGCGCCATTGTCATGGCTTTCATGGACCACAAGCACCTCTACGAGCTGATGTCCGCTGGACGCGCTGCAGGACTGCACCACCTCAACCTGTGCGTTTGGGCCAAGACGAACGGTGGGATGGGTAGCCTCTATCGCTCGCAGCACGAACTGGTGCTGGTGCTGAAACATGGCAAGGCGCCGCATACAAACACGGTGCAGCTGGGAAAGCACGGCCGCTATCGCACGAACGTCTGGAGCCATGCTGGTGCCAACAGCTTCAGCTCCAGCCGCGATGCAGATCTCGCCGCACACCCGACGGTAAAACCCGTTGGCTTGCTGGCCGAGGCTATTCGCGATGTCACCCGCCACGGTGAAATCGTGCTTGATGCCTTCTCCGGCTCGGGCAGCACCATCCTTGCCTGCGAGCGGACAAGGCGGATCGGCTACGCGGTCGAGATCGAGCCAAAGTACATCGATGTCGCCATCCGTCGCTGGCAAGCGATGACAGGCGAGCAAGCCATTCTGGAAGGGTCGGGGCAAACCTTTGCCGATGCCGCCGCCGAGCGTCACGCTCCTGCAGCCCTGGCGGCGTGA
- a CDS encoding DUF5681 domain-containing protein — protein MPIVPSRSLRVSAPATSVHRPDIVARPRVRQRSLAANPAPSPAAASEPAVAPELHKAAPASPPKDGTAAGYEVGYGRPPKHTRFRKGQSGNPKGRPKGAKAFNTIVRETLTTKLRVRTAKGRKNVTHVQALMMQTIESALKGSRQDRHELLRYYRDAVPDEPQALAGDALPSNAEAEDTDAHDRAILERLRVSIIAEAEDEQ, from the coding sequence ATGCCTATCGTTCCCTCTCGATCCCTGCGCGTGTCGGCCCCGGCAACATCGGTGCATCGCCCCGATATCGTAGCGCGCCCTCGCGTTCGCCAACGCAGTCTTGCCGCCAACCCCGCTCCATCACCCGCTGCTGCTTCAGAGCCGGCGGTCGCGCCGGAACTGCATAAAGCAGCACCGGCATCCCCGCCAAAGGATGGCACTGCTGCTGGCTATGAGGTCGGCTACGGTCGGCCGCCGAAGCACACGCGGTTCCGCAAAGGTCAGTCCGGCAACCCTAAGGGTCGCCCCAAAGGCGCCAAGGCTTTCAACACCATCGTCCGGGAGACGCTGACGACGAAGCTGAGGGTCCGCACCGCCAAGGGGCGCAAGAACGTCACGCACGTGCAGGCGTTGATGATGCAGACCATCGAGAGCGCGCTCAAGGGCAGCAGGCAGGATCGCCATGAACTGCTGCGCTACTATCGTGACGCCGTGCCTGACGAGCCGCAGGCCCTTGCCGGCGATGCGCTGCCGAGCAACGCCGAGGCGGAGGATACCGACGCGCATGACCGCGCCATCCTCGAGCGGTTGCGTGTAAGCATCATCGCCGAAGCGGAAGACGAACAATGA
- the terL gene encoding phage terminase large subunit produces MSNVLDAAMRQQFDLFLMRVFGDLHHGAEPLHLAWYLRAICHASTEACARPGARLVINVPPRHLKSVATSVALTAWLLGRDPHVRIMVATYSQDLARLHATQCRTIMQTAWYRRLFPNTVIADDGNRMLEIVTTRGGGRKAVSVGGSVTGHGADIIIVDDCLKADDARSEAKRHEAKEWFNGTLATRLNDVGGGAIISISQRLHEDDLAAHLLDKGYELLCLPAIAERNERIAIGPEQWHHRRVGDLLDRPGITREVLEGERRNLGVQVYSSQFQQNPVAPEGNVIRMEWFGSYEEALERDSYFKVVQSWDTALSDQPTADFSVCTTWGYTGGKWHLLDVFRQRLAFPDLKRAVLRLNRQWQPDEVIIEDAGTGKSLWQEFRASGELRPVMWSVTQSKEERLVGVTAQLEAGICVLPTEAPWLADLHRELRAFPFGRNDDQVDSLTQFLEYFLRRAPWLLVERDETGRPLRINRPSRIQRRSRLG; encoded by the coding sequence ATGAGCAATGTTCTCGATGCCGCTATGCGGCAGCAGTTCGACCTGTTCCTCATGCGCGTGTTCGGCGACCTGCACCACGGCGCCGAGCCACTGCACCTCGCCTGGTATCTGCGCGCCATCTGTCATGCCTCGACCGAGGCGTGTGCCCGCCCGGGTGCACGGCTGGTGATCAACGTGCCGCCGCGGCACCTGAAATCCGTTGCGACGTCGGTCGCGCTAACGGCGTGGCTGCTCGGACGCGATCCCCACGTCAGGATCATGGTTGCAACCTACAGCCAGGATCTTGCCCGGCTGCACGCGACACAATGCCGCACCATCATGCAGACGGCATGGTACCGGCGCTTGTTCCCCAACACCGTCATCGCCGATGATGGCAACCGCATGCTCGAGATCGTCACCACCAGGGGAGGCGGCCGCAAGGCCGTGTCTGTGGGCGGCAGCGTCACAGGACACGGCGCCGACATCATCATCGTCGATGATTGCCTGAAAGCAGACGATGCTCGCAGCGAAGCCAAACGGCACGAGGCGAAGGAATGGTTCAACGGCACGCTCGCGACGCGTCTCAACGATGTCGGGGGCGGTGCGATCATCTCGATCTCGCAGCGGCTGCACGAGGACGATCTGGCCGCGCACCTTCTCGACAAGGGTTACGAGCTGCTCTGCCTGCCGGCGATCGCCGAGCGCAATGAGCGGATCGCGATCGGTCCGGAACAATGGCACCACCGCCGGGTCGGCGATCTGCTCGACCGTCCGGGGATCACCCGCGAGGTTCTTGAGGGTGAACGACGCAACCTCGGCGTGCAGGTCTATTCGTCGCAGTTCCAGCAGAACCCCGTCGCCCCTGAAGGCAACGTCATTCGGATGGAGTGGTTCGGCAGCTACGAGGAGGCGCTCGAGCGCGATAGCTATTTCAAGGTCGTGCAGAGCTGGGACACCGCATTGAGCGATCAACCGACGGCCGACTTCTCGGTATGCACCACCTGGGGATATACCGGGGGCAAGTGGCATCTGCTCGATGTCTTCCGGCAGCGGCTTGCCTTTCCGGATCTCAAGCGCGCGGTGCTACGCCTGAACCGGCAGTGGCAGCCCGATGAGGTCATCATCGAGGATGCAGGTACGGGTAAGTCTTTGTGGCAGGAATTCCGTGCCAGTGGCGAGCTGCGTCCCGTCATGTGGTCGGTCACGCAAAGTAAGGAAGAGCGTCTCGTCGGCGTGACTGCCCAGCTGGAGGCCGGGATATGCGTGCTACCCACGGAAGCACCTTGGCTGGCCGATCTACACCGCGAACTGAGAGCCTTTCCCTTTGGCCGGAACGACGATCAGGTCGACAGCCTGACGCAATTCTTGGAGTACTTCCTGCGCCGCGCGCCATGGCTCCTCGTCGAGCGGGATGAAACGGGACGCCCGCTACGGATCAATCGGCCCAGCCGCATTCAGCGCCGCTCGCGGCTGGGATGA
- a CDS encoding helix-turn-helix domain-containing protein, with protein MRLGQNVRQLREAKGWSQEDYADRAGIHRTYVSDIERGRRNPTITVVERLAQPLGVTTGSLLD; from the coding sequence ATGCGCCTTGGTCAGAACGTTCGTCAGCTGCGCGAGGCCAAGGGCTGGAGCCAGGAAGATTATGCCGACCGCGCCGGCATCCACCGGACCTATGTCAGTGACATCGAGCGTGGCCGTCGCAACCCTACCATTACCGTCGTCGAGAGGCTCGCACAGCCGTTGGGCGTGACAACGGGCAGCCTGCTCGACTGA
- a CDS encoding recombinase family protein: protein MKTIRCAIYTRKSSDEGLEQSFNSLDAQREACAAYILSQASEGWSALPEIYDDGGLSGGTLERPALKRLLAEVAAGRVDIIVVYKVDRLTRSLFDFGKLVETFDAAGTSFVSVTQSFNTTTSMGRLTLNMLLSFAQFEREVTAERIRDKIAASKARGMWMGGTPPLGYAPNDRSLVIVEEHATLVRHLFTRYLALGSVRRLMEELARSGVTVPARTTIGGKSLGGGAFTRGQLYQILKNVIYTGKIGHKDKIYPGLHPAIIDEATFAAVQAMLADHLQGHRTRAGAVETSPLAGRIVDGNGEPLVATHATKNKVRHRYYVSRALQQATSDTGLRIPAREIEALVTERLQQLVHQPLELATLAALDVQVHQVADLHVRCEALAEQFGARRSPALLAIVTRVQVGDATVTLTCDTAALGHALGMDQQADAPATIEVGCAARLTRSGRALRLVQDSGATAQVVPDRSLIRVLVQARRWWGMLRGGEISTSELAAREGVTSSYVARVLRLAFLAPAVTEAILAGRQRAGVTVASLTAEGAIAADWQTQIATLLPVRGR, encoded by the coding sequence ATGAAGACAATACGCTGCGCGATCTACACCAGAAAGTCGTCGGACGAGGGACTGGAGCAGAGCTTCAACAGCCTCGATGCGCAGCGCGAGGCCTGCGCCGCCTATATCCTCAGCCAGGCGAGTGAAGGCTGGTCGGCACTGCCGGAGATCTATGACGATGGCGGTCTATCCGGCGGCACGCTGGAACGCCCTGCCCTCAAGCGCCTGCTCGCCGAAGTGGCCGCTGGCCGGGTCGACATCATCGTCGTCTACAAGGTCGACCGGCTAACCCGCTCGCTGTTCGACTTTGGCAAGCTCGTCGAGACGTTCGATGCCGCGGGCACGAGCTTCGTATCGGTCACCCAGTCGTTCAACACCACGACCAGCATGGGGCGGTTGACCCTCAACATGCTGCTGTCGTTCGCGCAGTTCGAGCGCGAGGTCACCGCTGAGCGCATCCGCGACAAGATCGCAGCGTCGAAAGCACGCGGCATGTGGATGGGCGGGACGCCGCCACTGGGCTACGCCCCCAATGACCGCAGCCTCGTCATCGTCGAGGAGCATGCCACGCTCGTGCGACATCTGTTCACCCGCTATCTGGCGCTCGGCAGCGTGCGGCGGCTGATGGAGGAACTGGCACGAAGCGGCGTGACGGTACCGGCTAGAACCACAATCGGCGGAAAGTCACTCGGCGGCGGCGCTTTCACCCGCGGCCAGCTCTACCAGATCCTCAAGAACGTCATCTACACCGGCAAGATCGGCCACAAGGACAAGATCTATCCGGGGCTGCACCCGGCGATCATCGACGAGGCAACCTTTGCCGCCGTGCAAGCCATGCTCGCCGACCACCTTCAGGGTCACCGCACCCGCGCCGGTGCCGTCGAGACCAGCCCGCTGGCGGGCAGGATCGTCGATGGAAACGGCGAGCCGCTGGTCGCGACGCACGCGACCAAGAACAAGGTGCGCCATCGCTACTATGTCAGCCGGGCGCTCCAACAGGCGACCAGCGACACCGGCCTGCGCATCCCGGCCCGCGAGATCGAGGCGCTCGTCACCGAGCGGTTGCAGCAGCTTGTCCACCAGCCGCTCGAACTCGCGACCTTGGCGGCGCTCGACGTGCAGGTTCACCAGGTGGCAGACCTGCACGTACGCTGTGAGGCGCTGGCCGAGCAGTTCGGCGCACGCCGCTCCCCTGCCCTTCTTGCCATCGTCACCAGGGTGCAGGTCGGCGACGCCACGGTGACGCTCACCTGCGACACCGCTGCGCTTGGCCACGCCCTTGGCATGGATCAGCAGGCCGATGCGCCAGCCACCATCGAGGTCGGCTGTGCTGCCCGCCTGACCCGGTCGGGTCGCGCATTGCGGCTGGTGCAGGACAGCGGTGCTACCGCGCAGGTTGTGCCTGACCGCTCGCTGATACGCGTGCTCGTCCAGGCGCGGCGCTGGTGGGGCATGTTGCGCGGCGGCGAGATCAGCACGAGCGAGCTTGCCGCGCGCGAAGGCGTGACCAGCTCCTATGTCGCGCGTGTGCTCCGGCTGGCCTTCCTGGCGCCTGCCGTCACCGAGGCGATCCTCGCCGGGCGCCAGCGCGCCGGGGTGACGGTAGCCAGCCTGACCGCCGAAGGCGCGATTGCTGCCGACTGGCAGACGCAGATTGCGACGCTGCTGCCGGTGCGGGGGCGGTGA
- a CDS encoding DUF2924 domain-containing protein: MAVAATLAELDTLSSDALRQRWRSLVGSPAPRISPKMLRLALAWEIQARASAGLARTTGQTLDQLGRGHTRTQAATPGMRLVREWHGRVHVVTVGEDQVIRWDEREWRSLSEVARAITGTRWSGPAFFGLKKKAVAA; the protein is encoded by the coding sequence ATGGCGGTGGCCGCCACCCTCGCGGAGCTCGATACGCTCTCCTCTGATGCCCTGCGCCAGCGATGGCGCAGTCTTGTCGGCAGCCCCGCGCCCAGGATCAGCCCGAAGATGCTGCGGCTGGCGCTCGCCTGGGAGATCCAGGCGCGCGCCTCCGCCGGCCTGGCGCGCACCACCGGCCAGACGCTCGACCAGCTTGGCCGCGGCCATACCCGGACACAGGCGGCAACGCCCGGCATGCGGCTGGTGCGCGAGTGGCACGGCCGGGTTCATGTCGTCACCGTTGGCGAGGATCAGGTGATCCGCTGGGACGAGCGCGAATGGCGCTCGCTCAGCGAGGTTGCCCGCGCAATCACCGGCACCCGCTGGTCGGGCCCTGCCTTCTTCGGCCTCAAGAAGAAGGCGGTAGCAGCATGA
- a CDS encoding DUF3489 domain-containing protein produces the protein MTTLSDTQRILLAAACQRGDGSVLPFHASIKRGGGITKAIAGLVRQALVVERETTDQAAVHRTDGDLRFGVFITAAGMAAIGVSAEDEDACQAVAAQLSEIVDVEKAPTKIATVLALLARKDGVPIAELMTATGWLPHTIRAAITGLRKKGHSIQRIKRDGMTCYRILGAA, from the coding sequence ATGACCACATTGAGTGACACCCAGCGCATCCTGCTTGCCGCCGCCTGCCAGCGTGGCGACGGCAGCGTCCTGCCATTCCACGCCAGCATCAAGCGCGGCGGCGGCATCACCAAGGCCATCGCAGGGCTTGTGCGGCAGGCGCTGGTGGTGGAGCGCGAAACCACCGACCAGGCCGCCGTGCACCGTACAGACGGCGACCTGCGCTTCGGCGTGTTCATCACCGCGGCCGGTATGGCTGCAATCGGGGTCAGCGCGGAAGACGAGGATGCGTGTCAGGCCGTCGCTGCGCAGCTTTCCGAGATCGTCGACGTCGAGAAAGCCCCGACCAAGATCGCAACCGTGCTGGCGCTGCTGGCGCGAAAAGATGGTGTCCCGATCGCTGAGTTGATGACGGCTACCGGCTGGCTGCCGCATACCATCCGCGCCGCCATCACCGGCCTGCGCAAGAAGGGCCACAGCATCCAGCGGATCAAACGCGATGGCATGACCTGCTACCGCATCCTCGGGGCGGCGTGA